In Sphingobium sp. Z007, one DNA window encodes the following:
- a CDS encoding serine hydrolase has product MAWLILRRWKDRSMRLAACLFLMIAAARPAHAADAQKIAQAIPAIDRLFADFQVDSHAPGLVYGIVADGLLVHVKGLGVQDLVHKRPVTPDSLFRIASMTKAFTALSVLKLREEGKLALDDLAETYVPEMRGWTYPTKDSPRIRIRDLLTHSAGLVDDNPWGDRQTPLPEADFTRMLQQGVLFSSVPGSHYEYSNFGFALLGRIVAAVSGQPYRRYVEQHLLTPLGMASSGYEVGEWPMERRAIGYRWEEGRWKAEPTMRDGAFGAMGGLQTSANDYARWVAFLLSAWPARDDPDAGPVPRSAVRMLAEGSNFVTSAQRNGASGPSACRQAAAYGFGMRVAQDCDLGLTLAHGGGYPGYGSHVMLMPDYGVGIFVFTNRTYNGGAGPAWDAAVALQKAGALVERVLTVSPLLADGYAAAGRIYAAGDVQGAQDRLAMNFLMDNDMDSWRKKLAALKSEVGACRADAPIKASGNLSGTFTWTCEKGRLAGSILLAPTPNAQVQELKLAVKTP; this is encoded by the coding sequence ATGGCATGGTTGATCCTCCGTCGCTGGAAGGATCGTTCGATGCGCCTTGCCGCTTGCCTGTTCTTAATGATTGCGGCCGCGCGTCCGGCCCACGCCGCCGACGCGCAGAAGATTGCGCAGGCGATCCCAGCGATCGATCGCCTGTTCGCCGATTTCCAGGTGGACAGCCATGCGCCGGGGCTGGTCTATGGCATCGTCGCCGACGGGCTACTGGTCCATGTAAAGGGGCTGGGCGTGCAGGATCTGGTCCACAAGCGGCCGGTGACGCCCGACAGCCTGTTCCGCATCGCGTCGATGACCAAGGCGTTTACTGCGCTATCGGTCCTGAAACTGCGCGAGGAAGGCAAGCTCGCGCTCGACGATCTGGCCGAAACCTATGTGCCGGAGATGCGCGGCTGGACTTACCCGACCAAGGACAGCCCGCGCATCCGCATCCGCGACCTGCTGACGCATAGCGCGGGGCTGGTCGACGACAATCCCTGGGGCGATCGCCAGACGCCGCTGCCGGAGGCGGACTTTACCCGGATGCTGCAACAGGGGGTGCTGTTCAGCAGCGTGCCGGGCAGCCATTATGAATATAGCAATTTCGGTTTCGCGCTGCTGGGCCGGATCGTCGCCGCCGTTTCAGGCCAACCCTATCGCCGCTATGTCGAGCAACATCTGCTGACCCCGCTGGGCATGGCGTCGAGCGGGTATGAAGTCGGCGAATGGCCGATGGAGCGCCGGGCGATCGGCTATCGCTGGGAAGAGGGGCGCTGGAAGGCCGAGCCGACGATGCGCGACGGCGCATTCGGGGCGATGGGCGGGCTGCAGACCAGCGCCAATGATTATGCCCGCTGGGTCGCCTTCCTGCTGTCCGCCTGGCCCGCGCGCGACGATCCAGACGCAGGGCCGGTGCCGCGGTCGGCGGTGCGGATGCTGGCGGAGGGGAGCAATTTTGTCACCAGTGCCCAGCGCAATGGCGCCAGCGGCCCGTCGGCCTGCCGTCAGGCGGCGGCTTATGGTTTCGGCATGCGGGTGGCGCAGGATTGCGATCTCGGCCTCACGCTGGCCCATGGCGGCGGCTATCCGGGCTATGGCAGCCATGTGATGCTGATGCCCGACTATGGCGTGGGCATCTTCGTCTTCACCAATCGCACCTATAATGGCGGTGCGGGTCCGGCCTGGGACGCCGCCGTGGCGCTGCAGAAGGCCGGCGCACTGGTCGAGCGGGTGCTGACGGTGTCGCCGCTGCTTGCGGACGGCTATGCCGCGGCGGGGCGCATCTATGCCGCCGGAGACGTGCAGGGCGCGCAGGATCGGCTGGCGATGAACTTCCTGATGGACAACGACATGGACAGTTGGCGCAAGAAGCTGGCGGCGCTCAAGAGCGAGGTCGGCGCGTGCCGCGCCGATGCGCCGATCAAGGCTAGCGGCAACCTGTCGGGCACCTTCACTTGGACCTGCGAGAAGGGGCGGTTGGCGGGGTCCATCCTGCTGGCCCCGACGCCGAACGCGCAAGTTCAGGAACTGAAACTGGCGGTGAAGACGCCCTGA
- the rimM gene encoding ribosome maturation factor RimM (Essential for efficient processing of 16S rRNA), translating into MTDKPVTLAAIVGAHGVAGEVRLKLFGEGAESLKNYKSFDAAGRILTLKSVRPGPNGAVARFAEVETRSAAEALRGTALTVPRSALPPLGEGEYYHADIIGLACVSDAGEALGEIIAIENFGAGDIIEVERPPVEGKKGKRFMAPMHAVTLEADRAIIDAIFVE; encoded by the coding sequence TTGACCGACAAGCCCGTCACTCTCGCCGCGATCGTTGGTGCGCATGGGGTGGCGGGCGAGGTCCGTCTGAAGCTGTTTGGCGAAGGGGCCGAAAGCCTCAAAAACTACAAGAGCTTCGATGCGGCGGGGCGCATATTGACGTTGAAGTCGGTGCGCCCCGGTCCCAATGGCGCGGTCGCCCGTTTCGCCGAGGTGGAGACACGCAGTGCGGCCGAAGCCTTGCGCGGTACGGCGTTGACCGTGCCCCGTTCCGCCCTGCCGCCGTTGGGCGAGGGCGAATATTATCATGCCGACATCATCGGCCTGGCCTGTGTGTCCGATGCGGGCGAAGCGCTGGGCGAGATTATCGCGATCGAGAATTTCGGCGCGGGCGACATCATCGAGGTTGAGCGTCCCCCGGTCGAGGGCAAGAAGGGCAAGCGCTTCATGGCGCCGATGCACGCGGTGACGCTGGAAGCGGACCGCGCGATCATTGACGCGATCTTCGTCGAATAG